The following are from one region of the Hymenobacter sp. YIM 151858-1 genome:
- the bcp gene encoding thioredoxin-dependent thiol peroxidase — MTLNPGDQAPDFASQDQHGQTVRLSDLRGQRVALYFYPKDDTPGCTAQACSLRDGETELKAAGITVLGVSPDTGESHQRFAQKYELPFQLLADPDKQLAQAYGVWQEKKNYGRTYWGVVRTTFLIDADGRVERIIRRPDTKNHAAQLLK, encoded by the coding sequence ATTACGCTGAACCCCGGCGACCAAGCCCCCGATTTCGCGTCGCAAGACCAGCACGGCCAAACCGTGCGCCTTTCCGATTTGCGCGGCCAGCGCGTGGCCCTGTACTTCTACCCCAAAGACGACACCCCCGGCTGTACGGCCCAGGCCTGCTCGCTGCGCGACGGCGAAACCGAGCTGAAAGCCGCCGGCATTACCGTACTCGGCGTCAGCCCCGATACCGGGGAGTCGCACCAGCGGTTTGCTCAGAAATACGAGCTGCCCTTTCAGTTGCTCGCCGACCCCGACAAGCAGCTGGCCCAGGCCTACGGCGTGTGGCAGGAAAAGAAAAACTACGGCCGCACCTATTGGGGCGTGGTGCGTACCACTTTCCTGATCGATGCCGACGGCCGCGTGGAGCGTATCATCCGCCGACCCGACACCAAGAACCACGCTGCTCAATTGCTCAAGTAA
- a CDS encoding fumarylacetoacetate hydrolase family protein, translated as MKILCIGRNYAEHIAELNNEVPDEPVIFLKPDTALLQRGMPFFYPEFTQDIHHEIELVLRVCKNGRHIEEQFAHTYYDAVGLGLDLTARDLQSKAKSKGLPWDLAKGFDGSAPLSTTFKPVSEFADLGNINFRLEVNGEVRQQGNSGLMLHDFNKIISYVSRFITLKMGDLIFTGTPSGVGPIKVGDQLTGYLEDEKLLDVAVK; from the coding sequence ATGAAGATTCTCTGCATCGGCCGTAACTACGCCGAACATATTGCTGAGCTGAATAACGAAGTACCCGACGAGCCCGTCATCTTCCTGAAGCCCGATACGGCCCTGCTGCAGCGCGGCATGCCGTTTTTCTACCCCGAGTTCACGCAGGACATTCACCACGAGATTGAGCTGGTGCTGCGCGTGTGCAAAAACGGCCGCCACATCGAGGAGCAGTTTGCCCACACCTACTACGATGCCGTTGGCCTGGGCCTCGACCTGACGGCCCGCGACCTGCAAAGCAAAGCCAAAAGCAAAGGCCTGCCCTGGGATTTGGCCAAGGGTTTCGACGGCTCGGCCCCGCTCAGCACCACCTTCAAGCCCGTTTCGGAGTTTGCCGACCTAGGCAACATCAACTTCCGGCTGGAGGTAAACGGCGAGGTGCGCCAGCAAGGCAACTCCGGCCTGATGCTGCACGATTTCAACAAAATCATCAGCTACGTGTCGCGGTTCATCACCCTGAAAATGGGCGACCTGATTTTTACCGGCACGCCCAGCGGCGTCGGGCCCATTAAAGTGGGCGACCAGCTCACGGGCTACCTCGAAGACGAAAAGCTGCTCGACGTAGCCGTGAAATAA
- a CDS encoding lipocalin family protein, translating into MPTPNIRKPGLLTAAAATVAAGAAVYALTRRKRPELITVPHVDLHRYAGLWYEIARLPQRFERRCTNVTAEYHPMADGRIEVKNTCRKNSVYGPAEAVHGVARVVDTETNAKLKVQFQWPFEGDYWILTLDPEYQFALVGTPNRKALWILARRPHLSLPTLHNLVEVARQKGYPVEKLIYTEQLEAEQP; encoded by the coding sequence ATGCCTACTCCCAACATCCGTAAGCCTGGCCTGCTCACGGCCGCCGCGGCCACCGTGGCAGCCGGTGCGGCCGTGTACGCCCTTACGCGCCGCAAACGCCCCGAGCTGATTACCGTTCCGCACGTCGATTTGCACCGCTACGCCGGTTTGTGGTACGAAATAGCGCGCCTGCCGCAGCGCTTCGAGCGCCGCTGCACCAACGTAACGGCCGAGTACCACCCCATGGCCGATGGCCGCATTGAGGTGAAGAATACCTGCCGCAAAAACTCGGTGTACGGGCCTGCTGAGGCCGTGCACGGCGTGGCCCGCGTGGTTGATACCGAAACCAACGCCAAGCTGAAGGTGCAGTTTCAGTGGCCGTTCGAGGGCGACTACTGGATTCTGACGCTCGACCCCGAGTACCAGTTTGCCCTGGTAGGCACGCCCAACCGCAAAGCCCTCTGGATACTCGCCCGCAGGCCACACCTTTCGCTGCCTACCCTGCACAACCTCGTGGAGGTAGCCCGGCAAAAAGGCTATCCGGTCGAGAAACTCATTTACACCGAGCAGCTAGAGGCCGAGCAGCCCTAG
- a CDS encoding M23 family metallopeptidase, which translates to MLLLASAAPSACTTDTNKGDKPAAAKPAPAPPDSVSVPRDYFLFPIKPGKPNLLAASMGELRPNHFHGGLDIKTDGVVGLPVYASADGYISRLKQSSFGYGNVLYITHPNGLVTVYGHLNQFKGPVAQELLKRQYEKQTYELELFFRPGEFAVKRGDVVALSGNTGGSAGPHLHWEVRDAKDTQLNPLQWGGFAEIQDHIPPTAVMTAVEPLSIDGRVQGRFEKRLFAPTGTNTAGFAVADTIPVAGTVGLLLQGFDRFDNAWNKNGLQRVEVRVNGAPHYTHAINGVGFPDETRQVNHHTDYEYMMTTRRTMEKLWVDEGNTLPIYETGPSKGRLRTEPGKVYTIEMRLSDSYGNTTPLRMVLRGVASDYWQTRSAAVRKPALRYDVLRNILRVTADDTARQAPNLTLLRGNRQLQLKPSYTDQSRSVYLYDLRAGLPDSLRFPGIRLAQRFDRVAAIPAQTEQLFSNQHLNIAFSPNTLFDTLYLQTSYKNGLWTVQNPRTPLLAPIRVTLKPEVPVADKRRSAVYLIRGNGRIYQGGKWDGEAVSFTTKILGQYRILADTTAPSARLVSKGYGGLVFKVGDDLSGLASYRLEINGQFKRLRFEHKNATLFTEREDTLGPPLRGAARLHITDQAGNEKTLTFQL; encoded by the coding sequence ATGCTGTTGCTTGCCTCGGCGGCCCCCTCGGCCTGCACCACCGATACCAACAAAGGCGACAAGCCGGCGGCCGCCAAACCCGCCCCCGCCCCGCCCGACAGCGTTTCGGTACCTAGGGATTATTTCCTGTTCCCCATCAAGCCCGGCAAGCCCAACCTGCTGGCGGCCAGCATGGGCGAGCTGCGCCCCAACCACTTCCACGGCGGGCTCGACATTAAAACCGACGGCGTGGTGGGCCTGCCCGTGTACGCCTCCGCCGACGGCTACATCTCGCGCCTCAAGCAGTCGTCGTTTGGCTACGGCAACGTGCTCTATATCACCCACCCCAACGGGTTGGTTACGGTGTACGGCCACCTCAACCAGTTTAAAGGCCCGGTGGCCCAGGAGCTGCTGAAGCGCCAGTACGAAAAGCAGACCTACGAGCTGGAGCTGTTCTTCCGGCCCGGCGAGTTTGCGGTGAAGCGCGGCGACGTGGTGGCCCTTTCGGGCAACACCGGCGGCTCGGCGGGCCCGCACCTGCACTGGGAAGTACGCGACGCCAAAGACACCCAGCTGAACCCGCTGCAGTGGGGCGGCTTTGCCGAAATTCAGGACCACATACCGCCCACCGCCGTGATGACGGCCGTGGAGCCGCTGAGCATCGATGGCCGCGTGCAGGGCCGCTTCGAGAAGCGCCTGTTTGCCCCCACCGGCACCAACACCGCGGGCTTTGCCGTAGCCGATACCATTCCGGTGGCGGGCACGGTGGGCTTGCTGCTGCAGGGCTTCGACCGGTTCGACAACGCCTGGAACAAAAACGGCCTGCAGCGGGTGGAGGTACGCGTGAACGGCGCGCCGCACTACACGCACGCCATCAACGGCGTGGGCTTCCCCGACGAAACCCGGCAGGTAAACCACCACACCGACTACGAGTACATGATGACCACTCGTAGGACGATGGAAAAGCTGTGGGTTGACGAAGGCAACACCCTGCCCATTTACGAAACCGGCCCCAGCAAAGGCCGCCTGCGTACCGAGCCCGGCAAGGTGTACACCATAGAAATGCGCTTGTCCGACTCGTACGGCAACACCACACCGCTGCGCATGGTGCTGCGCGGCGTGGCCTCCGATTACTGGCAAACGCGCTCGGCCGCGGTGCGCAAGCCCGCCCTGCGCTACGATGTGCTGCGCAACATTTTGCGCGTAACCGCCGACGATACCGCCCGCCAGGCGCCCAACCTGACGCTGCTGCGCGGCAACCGCCAACTGCAGCTGAAGCCCAGCTACACCGACCAAAGCCGCTCGGTGTACCTCTACGACTTGCGCGCTGGCCTGCCCGATTCCCTGCGCTTCCCCGGTATCCGGCTGGCCCAACGCTTCGACCGGGTGGCGGCCATACCGGCCCAAACCGAGCAGCTGTTCTCGAATCAGCACCTGAATATTGCGTTCAGCCCCAACACCCTGTTCGATACGCTGTACCTGCAAACCAGCTACAAAAACGGCCTCTGGACGGTACAAAACCCGCGTACGCCGCTGCTGGCGCCTATTCGCGTCACCCTGAAGCCTGAGGTACCCGTGGCCGACAAGCGCCGCTCGGCGGTGTACCTGATTCGCGGCAACGGGCGCATTTACCAGGGTGGTAAGTGGGACGGCGAGGCCGTTTCCTTCACCACCAAAATCCTGGGTCAGTACCGCATCCTGGCCGATACCACGGCACCTTCGGCCAGGCTGGTGAGCAAAGGCTACGGTGGGCTGGTATTTAAAGTAGGCGACGACCTGTCGGGCCTGGCCAGCTACCGCCTCGAAATCAACGGGCAGTTTAAACGCCTTCGCTTCGAGCACAAAAACGCCACGCTGTTTACCGAGCGCGAAGACACCCTCGGGCCGCCGCTGCGCGGGGCCGCCCGCCTGCACATCACCGACCAGGCCGGCAACGAAAAGACCCTCACATTTCAGCTGTAA